One region of Pseudomonas sp. ABC1 genomic DNA includes:
- a CDS encoding DUF2797 domain-containing protein, which translates to MIELGRGRLAKMRVQLGESAQYVLPLDDAGVPLNPLIGQRLRLEYLGAIHCTHCGRRTNKSFSQGYCYPCFKKLPQCDLCIVSPEKCHHALGTCRDPQWGEDFCMTDHVVYLANSSGIKVGITRATQLPTRWLDQGASQALPILRVATRQQSGLVEDLLRSQVADRTNWRALLKGDAEPLDLPAVRENLFEQCGEGILALQQRFGLQAIQPLPTAEVLEIRYPVEAYPTKITSLDLEKTPVIEGVLRGIKGQYLILDCGVINIRKYTAYQLAISSESQQAAS; encoded by the coding sequence ATGATCGAACTGGGCCGTGGCCGACTTGCCAAGATGCGCGTGCAACTGGGCGAGTCGGCGCAGTACGTGCTGCCGCTGGACGATGCCGGCGTGCCGCTCAATCCGTTGATCGGCCAGCGCCTGCGGCTGGAGTACCTGGGGGCGATCCATTGCACCCATTGTGGCCGCCGCACCAACAAGAGTTTCAGCCAGGGTTATTGCTATCCCTGCTTCAAGAAGCTGCCCCAGTGCGACCTGTGCATCGTCAGTCCGGAGAAGTGCCACCATGCCCTGGGCACCTGCCGCGATCCGCAGTGGGGCGAAGACTTCTGCATGACCGACCATGTGGTCTACCTCGCCAATTCATCCGGCATCAAGGTGGGCATCACCCGTGCCACGCAATTGCCGACGCGCTGGCTGGACCAGGGCGCGAGCCAGGCGTTGCCGATCCTGCGCGTCGCCACGCGGCAGCAGTCAGGGTTGGTGGAAGACCTGCTGCGCAGCCAGGTGGCCGACCGCACCAACTGGCGCGCGCTGCTCAAGGGCGATGCCGAGCCGCTGGACTTGCCGGCCGTGCGCGAGAACCTGTTCGAACAGTGCGGCGAGGGCATCCTCGCCTTGCAACAGCGTTTCGGCCTGCAGGCCATCCAGCCGTTGCCGACGGCCGAGGTGCTGGAAATCCGCTATCCGGTCGAGGCCTACCCGACCAAGATCACCAGCCTCGACCTGGAGAAGACGCCTGTGATCGAAGGCGTGTTGCGTGGTATCAAGGGGCAGTACTTGATACTCGACTGCGGCGTCATCAATATCCGTAAATACACCGCTTACCAATTAGCGATAAGCAGCGAGTCGCAACAAGCTGCAAGCTGA
- a CDS encoding YCF48-related protein — protein MLLLAFHRNVLALDIHPRYAIESSKAVSSLLLDIARAGDRLVAVGDRGHILYSDDDGQHWTQAKVPTRQMLTAVDFVDARHGWAVGHDASILASSDGGETWNLQFEDVEREAPLLDVWFEDIHHGIAIGAYGALLETRDGGQNWLDIDERLANEDGYHLNAIARVEGAGLFIAGEMGALFHSTDDGQSWTSIELPYEGSLFGVQSTGQPGELLVYGLRGNLLFSSDAGASWRSIVVTDEGAPFASGLSGANLLADGRIVVVGHAGSVLSSSDRGHTFSVIHRPDRRSLAGVVDTRAGELILVGQGGVRTAAASGLDRTQQ, from the coding sequence ATGTTGCTACTCGCCTTTCACCGGAATGTCCTCGCGCTGGACATTCATCCTCGGTACGCCATCGAATCGAGCAAGGCCGTCAGCAGCCTGCTGCTGGATATCGCGCGTGCGGGCGACCGCCTGGTGGCCGTTGGGGATCGTGGCCATATTCTCTATTCCGATGACGACGGCCAGCACTGGACGCAGGCGAAGGTGCCGACCCGGCAGATGCTGACCGCAGTCGACTTCGTCGATGCCCGCCACGGCTGGGCGGTCGGGCATGACGCCTCGATTCTTGCCAGCAGCGATGGCGGGGAAACCTGGAATTTGCAGTTCGAAGACGTGGAGCGCGAAGCTCCCCTGCTCGACGTCTGGTTCGAGGATATCCACCACGGCATCGCCATCGGTGCCTACGGCGCCCTGCTGGAAACCCGCGATGGCGGCCAGAACTGGCTGGATATCGACGAGCGCCTGGCCAATGAAGACGGTTATCACCTGAACGCCATCGCAAGGGTCGAGGGGGCTGGCCTGTTCATCGCCGGCGAAATGGGTGCGCTGTTCCATTCGACGGATGACGGGCAGAGCTGGACGTCCATCGAACTGCCTTATGAGGGCTCGCTGTTTGGCGTGCAATCCACCGGGCAGCCGGGCGAACTGCTGGTGTACGGCTTGCGTGGCAACCTGTTGTTTTCCAGCGACGCCGGCGCTTCCTGGCGCTCCATCGTGGTGACGGACGAGGGTGCGCCGTTCGCCTCGGGGCTCTCTGGTGCGAACCTGCTGGCCGATGGCCGTATCGTGGTCGTGGGTCATGCCGGGTCGGTGCTGAGCAGCAGCGACCGGGGGCACACTTTCAGTGTGATCCACCGCCCTGACCGCCGCTCCCTGGCCGGTGTCGTCGACACTCGCGCGGGCGAACTGATCCTGGTCGGGCAGGGCGGTGTGCGCACCGCCGCAGCGAGCGGCCTGGACAGAACACAACAATAA
- the pepN gene encoding aminopeptidase N, whose translation MHTEQPKVIRLQDYQAPAYLIDETHLTFELFEDRTLVHAQLVMRRNPECEGTELPPLTLHGQELELQSLALDDRSLSEGDYQLSDDGLTLQPTQAAFVIDSTVLIHPEHNTALEGLYKSGKMFCTQCEAEGFRKITWYLDRPDVMSRFTTTVSAERQRYPVLLSNGNPIASGEEEGGRHWVTWEDPFRKPAYLFALVAGDLWALEDSFVTASGREVALRIYVEPENLDKCQHAMDSLKKSMRWDEETYGREYDLDIFMIVAVNDFNMGAMENKGLNIFNSSAVLARAETATDAAHQRVEAIVAHEYFHNWSGNRVTCRDWFQLSLKEGFTVLRDSQFSADMNSPTVKRIEDVAYLRTHQFAEDAGPMAHSVRPESYMEISNFYTLTIYEKGAEVVRMIQTLLGAEGFRKGSDLYFERHDGQAVTCDDFVRAMEDANGVDLTQFKRWYSQAGTPRLQVSEDYDASNRRYRLTFRQSCPATPQQTEKLPFVIPVALGLLDEQGGELPLRLEGEAHAVNGTRVLALTEAEQSFVFVDVEARPLPSLLRGFSAPVKLEFPYSRDQLLFLMQHDSDGFNRWEAGQQLAVQVLQELIGQYRAGEALSLDPRLFDALRTVLADEALDPAMVAEVLSLPSEAYLTEISDVADVDAIHAAREFARKAIAEALFEPLWQRYQANREISRQTAYVAEAGHFARRALQNIALSYLILSERAEVLEATVEQFRDSDNMTERLTALAVLVNSPFAAERDAALADFAEQFADNPLVMDQWFSVQAGNTQPGGLARVQALMQHPAFTLKNPNKVRALIGAFANQNLVNFHQADGSGYRFLADQIITLNALNPQIAARLLAPLTRWRKYDTARQVLLKAELERIQASGELSSDVYEVVSKSLAS comes from the coding sequence ATGCACACCGAACAACCGAAAGTCATTCGCCTGCAGGACTATCAGGCACCGGCCTACCTGATAGATGAAACCCACCTGACCTTCGAACTGTTCGAGGACAGGACGCTGGTGCATGCGCAACTGGTCATGCGTCGCAACCCAGAGTGCGAGGGCACCGAGCTGCCGCCGCTGACACTGCATGGGCAGGAACTGGAGCTGCAATCGCTGGCCCTCGACGACCGCTCGCTGAGCGAGGGTGACTACCAGTTGAGTGACGACGGCCTGACGTTGCAGCCGACCCAGGCGGCCTTCGTCATCGACAGCACGGTGCTGATCCATCCGGAGCACAACACCGCGCTGGAGGGTTTGTACAAGTCCGGCAAGATGTTCTGCACACAGTGCGAGGCGGAGGGTTTCCGCAAGATCACCTGGTACCTCGACCGCCCGGATGTGATGAGCCGCTTCACCACCACGGTCAGTGCCGAGCGCCAGCGCTACCCGGTTCTGCTGTCCAACGGCAACCCGATCGCCAGCGGCGAGGAAGAGGGTGGCCGTCACTGGGTGACCTGGGAAGACCCGTTCCGCAAGCCCGCCTACCTGTTCGCGCTGGTGGCCGGCGACCTCTGGGCGCTGGAGGACAGCTTCGTCACCGCCAGCGGTCGCGAGGTGGCGCTGCGTATCTATGTCGAGCCGGAGAACCTGGACAAGTGCCAGCACGCCATGGACAGCCTGAAGAAGTCGATGCGCTGGGACGAGGAAACCTATGGTCGCGAATACGACCTGGATATCTTCATGATCGTCGCTGTGAACGACTTCAACATGGGCGCCATGGAGAACAAGGGCCTCAACATCTTCAACTCCAGTGCCGTGCTGGCGCGCGCCGAGACCGCCACCGACGCGGCGCACCAGCGGGTCGAGGCGATCGTCGCCCACGAATATTTCCACAACTGGTCGGGCAACCGCGTGACCTGCCGCGACTGGTTCCAGCTGTCGCTCAAGGAAGGCTTCACGGTGCTGCGCGATTCGCAGTTCAGCGCCGACATGAACTCGCCGACGGTCAAGCGCATCGAGGACGTCGCCTACCTGCGCACCCATCAGTTCGCCGAGGACGCCGGGCCCATGGCCCACTCGGTGCGTCCCGAGTCCTATATGGAGATTTCCAACTTCTACACCCTGACCATCTATGAGAAGGGCGCGGAAGTGGTGCGCATGATCCAGACCCTGCTGGGCGCCGAGGGCTTCCGCAAGGGCTCCGACCTGTACTTCGAACGCCACGATGGCCAGGCAGTGACCTGCGACGATTTCGTGCGGGCCATGGAGGACGCCAACGGCGTCGACCTGACCCAGTTCAAGCGCTGGTACAGCCAGGCTGGCACGCCGCGTCTGCAGGTCAGTGAAGACTATGACGCCAGCAATCGCCGCTACCGGCTGACCTTCCGCCAGAGCTGCCCGGCCACGCCGCAGCAGACGGAGAAACTGCCGTTCGTCATCCCGGTCGCCCTGGGCCTGCTGGACGAGCAGGGCGGTGAACTGCCGCTGCGCCTCGAGGGTGAGGCGCACGCGGTGAACGGTACGCGGGTGCTGGCGTTGACCGAGGCCGAGCAGAGTTTCGTCTTCGTCGACGTAGAGGCGCGTCCGCTGCCTTCGCTGCTGCGTGGCTTCTCGGCGCCAGTGAAGCTGGAGTTCCCCTACAGCCGCGACCAGTTGCTGTTCCTCATGCAGCACGACAGCGATGGTTTCAACCGCTGGGAGGCAGGGCAGCAATTGGCGGTGCAGGTGTTGCAGGAACTGATCGGCCAATACCGTGCTGGCGAGGCGCTGAGCCTCGATCCGCGTCTGTTCGATGCCTTGCGCACGGTACTGGCGGATGAGGCGCTGGACCCGGCGATGGTGGCGGAAGTGCTGTCGCTGCCGAGCGAGGCCTACCTGACCGAGATCAGCGATGTGGCGGATGTCGATGCCATCCATGCCGCCCGTGAATTCGCCCGCAAGGCGATTGCCGAGGCGCTGTTCGAGCCGTTGTGGCAACGCTACCAGGCCAATCGCGAAATCTCGCGGCAGACGGCCTATGTCGCCGAGGCCGGTCATTTTGCCCGGCGTGCGTTGCAGAACATCGCCTTGTCCTACCTGATACTGAGCGAGCGTGCCGAGGTGCTGGAGGCGACTGTCGAGCAGTTCCGTGACAGCGACAACATGACCGAGCGCCTGACCGCGCTGGCGGTACTGGTCAACTCGCCTTTCGCGGCAGAGCGCGATGCCGCCCTGGCGGACTTTGCCGAGCAGTTCGCGGACAATCCGCTGGTGATGGACCAGTGGTTCAGCGTCCAGGCCGGCAATACACAGCCCGGTGGCCTGGCGCGGGTACAGGCGCTGATGCAGCATCCGGCCTTCACCCTGAAGAACCCGAACAAGGTGCGTGCGCTGATCGGCGCCTTCGCCAACCAGAACCTGGTCAACTTCCACCAGGCCGATGGCAGTGGCTACCGCTTCCTGGCCGACCAGATCATCACCCTCAACGCCCTCAACCCGCAGATCGCCGCGCGTTTGCTGGCGCCGCTGACCCGCTGGCGCAAGTACGACACGGCGCGCCAGGTTCTGCTCAAGGCCGAACTGGAGCGCATCCAGGCCTCGGGCGAGCTGTCCAGCGATGTCTATGAGGTGGTGAGCAAGAGCCTGGCTTCATAG
- a CDS encoding inactive transglutaminase family protein, giving the protein MRSLTLHLKVLIFLLVTLGVAITAYQIFILGIPVTEDETDDLWNIDAKIEFQASPREPVKLQMYVPPLNQEFVSLNESFISNNYGVSINRADGNRRVTWSARRASGKQTLYYRLVLTKRYSGEQPKPSGPIFRDSIPVEGAEKIAAEALLSPIRQHSADVETFISEAIKRVNNANDDNVKLLLGGDNSVSNKARVIELLLSIAHVPMERVHTVRLVSELQQSPELWLRSFNGNNWLYFNPDSGQKGLPADRLVWWTGDEPLFNLEGGRAAQVTFTLNNSEMNAIRLAKLTDENTDADFLEYSLYGLPLQTQMTYQVMIMIPIGVLVILILRNLGGLQTLGTFTPVLIALAFRETQLGFGIALFTVITALGLSLRSYLEHLKLQMLPRLSVVLTFVVVLIAVISLLSHKLGLERGLSVALFPMVILTMTIERLSITWEERGAGHAFKVAVGTLIAATLAYLLMSIPQLTYFIFTFPAVLMVMVGFMLAMGRYRGYRLTELFRFKAFLKD; this is encoded by the coding sequence ATGCGCTCTCTTACACTGCATCTGAAAGTCCTGATTTTCCTGCTCGTCACCCTGGGCGTGGCGATCACGGCCTACCAGATATTCATACTCGGCATACCCGTCACCGAGGACGAAACCGATGACCTGTGGAATATCGACGCCAAGATCGAGTTCCAGGCCAGCCCGCGCGAGCCGGTCAAGCTGCAGATGTACGTGCCGCCGCTCAACCAGGAGTTCGTCAGCCTCAACGAGAGCTTCATCTCCAACAACTACGGCGTCAGCATCAACCGTGCCGACGGCAACCGCCGCGTCACCTGGTCGGCCCGTCGCGCCAGCGGCAAGCAGACCCTCTATTACCGTCTGGTACTGACCAAGCGCTACAGCGGTGAGCAGCCCAAGCCCAGCGGCCCGATCTTCCGCGACAGCATCCCGGTCGAAGGCGCCGAGAAGATTGCCGCCGAAGCGCTGCTGTCGCCGATCCGCCAGCACTCGGCGGACGTCGAGACCTTCATCAGCGAAGCCATCAAGCGCGTCAACAACGCCAATGACGACAACGTGAAGCTGCTGCTCGGCGGCGACAACTCGGTCAGCAACAAGGCCCGCGTCATCGAACTGCTGCTGTCCATCGCCCACGTGCCGATGGAACGCGTACACACCGTGCGCCTGGTCTCCGAACTGCAACAGTCGCCGGAACTCTGGCTGCGCAGCTTCAACGGCAACAACTGGCTCTATTTCAACCCGGACAGCGGCCAGAAGGGCCTGCCCGCCGACCGCCTGGTCTGGTGGACCGGCGACGAGCCGCTGTTCAACCTCGAAGGCGGTCGCGCCGCACAAGTGACCTTCACGCTGAACAACAGCGAGATGAACGCTATCCGTTTGGCCAAGCTGACCGACGAGAACACCGACGCCGACTTCCTCGAATACTCCCTGTACGGCCTGCCGCTGCAGACCCAGATGACCTACCAGGTCATGATCATGATCCCCATCGGCGTGCTGGTGATCCTCATCCTGCGTAACCTCGGCGGCCTGCAGACCCTCGGCACCTTTACCCCGGTACTGATCGCCCTGGCCTTCCGCGAGACGCAGCTCGGCTTCGGTATCGCACTGTTCACCGTGATCACCGCCCTGGGCCTGTCGCTGCGCTCCTACCTGGAACACCTCAAGTTGCAGATGCTGCCGAGGCTGTCGGTGGTACTGACCTTCGTGGTGGTGCTGATCGCCGTCATCAGCCTGCTCAGCCACAAGCTCGGCCTTGAACGCGGCCTGTCGGTGGCGCTGTTCCCGATGGTGATCCTGACCATGACAATCGAACGCCTGTCCATCACCTGGGAAGAGCGCGGGGCCGGGCATGCCTTCAAGGTCGCGGTGGGAACGCTGATCGCGGCGACCCTGGCCTACCTGCTGATGAGCATTCCGCAACTGACCTACTTCATCTTCACCTTCCCGGCCGTGCTGATGGTCATGGTGGGCTTCATGCTGGCGATGGGTCGTTATCGCGGCTATCGCCTCACCGAACTCTTCCGTTTCAAAGCCTTTTTGAAGGACTGA
- a CDS encoding ATP-dependent zinc protease — protein MRARHYPLLLSLLLGSLAHAATEKSIYGLNERVALPDFDLEVAAKLDTGAQTASLSARDIERFTRKGERWVRFYLAVDDAHAHPIERPMARISKIKRRAGDFDPDEDKTYTARPVIELELCMGKTLRTVEVNLTDRTAFQYPLLIGSDALTRFGALIDPSLTNAAGKPDCTTASDADE, from the coding sequence ATGAGAGCCAGACACTACCCCCTGCTCCTCAGCCTTCTTCTAGGTTCACTCGCCCATGCCGCGACCGAAAAAAGCATCTACGGGCTCAATGAGCGTGTCGCACTGCCCGATTTCGATCTGGAAGTCGCCGCGAAACTCGACACAGGCGCCCAGACGGCCTCGTTGAGTGCACGGGATATCGAACGCTTCACGCGCAAAGGCGAGCGTTGGGTGCGTTTCTACCTGGCCGTCGACGATGCACACGCGCACCCGATCGAACGCCCGATGGCGCGTATCAGCAAGATCAAGCGCCGGGCCGGAGACTTCGATCCGGACGAGGACAAGACCTACACCGCACGCCCGGTCATCGAGCTCGAACTGTGCATGGGTAAAACATTACGCACGGTGGAAGTGAACCTCACCGACCGAACCGCTTTCCAATACCCACTTCTGATCGGCTCCGATGCCCTCACCCGCTTCGGTGCACTGATCGACCCGAGTCTTACGAATGCAGCCGGCAAGCCTGACTGCACCACCGCATCCGACGCTGACGAGTAA
- a CDS encoding RND family transporter, which yields MSQHHQDKATFLERLIFNNRPAVIILCLLASVFLFYQATQIRPSTSFEKMIPLGHPYIQKMIEHRNDLGNLGNTVRISVEAREGTIFDASYMETLRQIHDEVFYIPGVDRSAMKSLWSPSVRWTEVTEEGFDGGEVIPQTYDGSPESLAELRSNVLKSGQIGRLVANDFRSSIIDVPLQETYSDPQDQGRQIRLDYQAFSHELEDKVREKYQAQNPNVQIHIVGFAKKVGDLIDGLLMVVVFFAAALLITLVLLYLFTWCIRSTLSVLVTTLIAVGWQLGLMNLAGFGLDPYSMLVPFLIFAIGISHGVQKINGIAQQSSDADNALTAARRTFRQLFLPGMIAILADAVGFITLLIIDIGVIRELAIGASIGVAVIVFTNLILLPVAISYMGISRRAIERSKKDAHVEHPFWRRLSGFANARVAPVSVALALLVAVGGFFYQKHNLQIGDLDQGAPELRPDSRYNKDNDFVINHYSTSSDVLVVMVKTAPEGCSHYDTLEAMDALTWKMENTPGVQSAVSMVTVARQSIKGMNEGSLKWETLSRNQDVLNNSIARADGLYNGDCSLAPLMVFLNDHKAQTLTRTVEAVESFASENNREGLEFLLAAGNAGIEAATNEVIANSELTILTLVYLCVAGMCLITFRSLAATVCIVLPLILTSILGNALMAFLGIGMKVATLPVIALGVGIGVDYGIYIYSRLESFLRAGLPLQEAYYQTLRSTGKAVLFTGLCLAIGVATWIFSAIKFQADMGLMLTFMFIVNMFGALWLLPALAHFLIKPEKLAGKKGGSLLAH from the coding sequence ATGAGCCAGCATCACCAGGACAAGGCCACGTTCCTCGAGCGCCTGATCTTCAACAACCGGCCGGCAGTGATCATCCTCTGCCTGCTGGCCAGCGTGTTCCTGTTCTACCAGGCCACGCAGATCAGGCCGTCGACCAGCTTCGAGAAAATGATCCCGCTCGGCCATCCCTATATCCAGAAGATGATCGAGCACCGCAACGACCTGGGTAATCTTGGTAATACCGTGCGGATTTCGGTCGAGGCGCGCGAAGGCACTATTTTCGATGCCAGTTATATGGAGACGCTGCGGCAGATCCACGACGAGGTGTTCTACATCCCCGGCGTCGACCGCTCCGCCATGAAGTCGCTGTGGAGTCCGAGCGTACGCTGGACCGAGGTGACCGAAGAGGGCTTCGACGGTGGCGAGGTGATCCCGCAGACCTACGATGGATCGCCGGAGAGCCTTGCCGAGTTGCGCAGCAACGTACTCAAGTCCGGGCAGATCGGTCGCCTGGTGGCGAATGACTTCCGCTCCTCGATCATCGACGTGCCCCTGCAGGAAACCTACTCGGACCCGCAGGACCAGGGTCGCCAGATTCGCCTCGACTACCAGGCCTTCTCCCATGAACTGGAAGACAAGGTGCGGGAAAAGTACCAGGCGCAAAACCCCAACGTGCAGATCCATATCGTCGGTTTCGCCAAGAAGGTCGGCGATCTGATCGATGGCCTGCTGATGGTGGTGGTGTTCTTCGCCGCGGCCCTGCTGATTACCCTGGTGCTGCTGTACCTCTTCACCTGGTGCATTCGCAGCACCCTGTCGGTGCTAGTCACCACTCTGATTGCCGTGGGCTGGCAACTGGGGCTGATGAACCTGGCCGGTTTCGGGCTGGACCCTTATTCGATGCTGGTACCGTTCCTGATCTTCGCCATCGGTATTTCCCATGGCGTGCAGAAGATCAACGGCATCGCCCAGCAATCCAGCGATGCCGACAATGCGCTCACGGCGGCGCGGCGGACCTTCCGCCAACTGTTCCTGCCGGGAATGATTGCTATCCTGGCCGATGCCGTGGGTTTCATCACCCTGCTGATCATCGACATCGGCGTGATCCGCGAGCTGGCCATCGGCGCGTCGATCGGTGTCGCGGTGATCGTCTTCACCAACCTGATCCTGCTGCCGGTGGCGATTTCCTATATGGGAATCAGTCGCCGGGCAATCGAGCGCAGCAAGAAGGATGCGCATGTCGAGCACCCGTTCTGGCGCCGGCTGTCCGGCTTCGCCAATGCCCGGGTGGCGCCAGTGTCGGTCGCGCTGGCGCTGCTGGTGGCCGTCGGTGGTTTCTTCTACCAGAAGCACAACCTGCAGATCGGCGACCTCGACCAGGGCGCGCCCGAGCTGCGCCCGGATTCGCGCTACAACAAGGACAACGACTTCGTCATCAACCATTACTCGACCAGTTCGGATGTGCTGGTGGTGATGGTGAAGACCGCGCCGGAAGGCTGTTCGCACTACGACACGCTGGAGGCCATGGACGCGCTGACCTGGAAGATGGAGAACACGCCAGGCGTGCAGTCCGCCGTCTCCATGGTGACCGTGGCGCGGCAGAGCATCAAAGGCATGAACGAGGGCAGCCTGAAGTGGGAGACGCTGTCGCGCAACCAGGACGTCCTCAACAATTCCATCGCCCGCGCCGACGGTCTGTACAACGGCGACTGCTCGCTGGCGCCGCTGATGGTGTTCCTCAACGACCACAAGGCGCAGACCCTCACGCGCACCGTCGAGGCGGTGGAGTCCTTCGCTTCGGAGAACAACCGCGAGGGGCTGGAGTTCCTGCTTGCGGCGGGCAATGCCGGTATCGAGGCGGCGACCAACGAGGTGATCGCCAATTCCGAGCTGACCATCCTGACGCTGGTCTACCTCTGCGTGGCGGGCATGTGCCTGATCACCTTCCGCTCGCTGGCGGCGACCGTCTGCATCGTGCTGCCGCTGATCCTGACGTCGATCCTCGGCAATGCCCTGATGGCGTTCCTGGGGATCGGCATGAAGGTGGCGACCCTGCCGGTGATCGCCCTGGGTGTGGGGATCGGTGTCGACTACGGCATCTATATCTACAGCCGCCTGGAGAGTTTCCTGCGCGCTGGCCTGCCGTTGCAGGAAGCCTACTACCAGACCCTGCGTTCGACCGGTAAAGCGGTGCTGTTCACCGGCCTGTGCCTGGCCATCGGCGTGGCGACCTGGATTTTCTCCGCAATCAAGTTCCAGGCCGACATGGGGTTGATGCTGACCTTCATGTTCATCGTCAATATGTTCGGCGCGCTGTGGCTGTTGCCGGCGTTGGCGCACTTCCTGATCAAGCCGGAGAAGCTGGCGGGGAAGAAGGGCGGTTCCCTGCTGGCACACTGA
- a CDS encoding helix-turn-helix domain-containing protein translates to MKNRGLVFRVGAAIARRRKARGLTQAQIAEMIGVEKETISRMENGVISPTLPRLQQIADIFGCSPVELLHSEAGESAAHAQYIGEIIQELSEHERTLIVGFVTEVVRLLKTREPTTSE, encoded by the coding sequence ATGAAAAACAGAGGATTAGTATTTCGGGTGGGGGCCGCAATCGCTCGCCGCCGCAAAGCCAGAGGACTGACGCAAGCACAGATAGCTGAAATGATCGGTGTCGAAAAAGAGACCATCAGCCGGATGGAAAACGGCGTGATCTCACCAACACTGCCCAGATTGCAGCAGATTGCCGATATATTCGGCTGCTCGCCGGTAGAGCTGCTCCACTCGGAGGCAGGGGAAAGCGCCGCTCATGCGCAGTACATCGGCGAGATCATCCAGGAGCTGTCGGAGCATGAGCGCACCCTGATCGTCGGCTTCGTCACCGAGGTGGTACGCCTGCTGAAAACCCGCGAACCCACGACAAGCGAATGA
- a CDS encoding alpha-L-glutamate ligase-like protein, whose translation MFGLIKTWKALEAKGIMGINRRNADYVLKYNKRSLYPIVDDKIITKERAIEAGIHVPEMYGIIETERDIGKLAEIVKDHTDFVIKPAQGAGGDGILVIADRFEGRYRTISGKILSHEEIEHQISNILTGLYSLGGLRDRALIEYRVTPDPIFKSISYEGVPDIRIIVLMGYPVMAMLRLPTRQSGGKANLHQGAIGVGVDLATGITLRGTWLNNKISKHPDTTNAVDGVQLPNWDGFMKLAAGCYELCGLGYIGVDMVLDQDKGPLILELNARPGLNIQIANDCGLTHRTHAIETRLAELKEKGLQETPEERVKFSQELFGHVPTNA comes from the coding sequence ATGTTCGGCCTGATCAAGACCTGGAAAGCACTCGAAGCCAAAGGGATCATGGGCATCAACCGCCGCAACGCGGACTACGTGCTCAAGTACAACAAGCGCAGCCTGTATCCGATCGTCGATGACAAGATCATCACCAAGGAACGGGCCATCGAGGCCGGCATCCATGTGCCGGAGATGTACGGCATCATCGAGACCGAGCGCGATATCGGCAAACTCGCCGAGATCGTCAAGGACCACACCGATTTCGTCATCAAGCCGGCCCAGGGTGCCGGTGGTGACGGCATCCTGGTGATCGCCGACCGCTTCGAGGGCCGCTACCGCACCATCTCGGGCAAGATCCTCAGCCATGAGGAGATCGAGCACCAGATCTCCAACATCCTCACCGGCCTCTACTCCCTCGGCGGCCTGCGAGACCGTGCCCTGATCGAATACCGCGTCACCCCGGACCCGATCTTCAAGAGCATCAGCTACGAAGGCGTACCGGACATCCGCATCATCGTGCTGATGGGCTACCCGGTGATGGCCATGCTGCGCCTGCCGACCCGCCAGTCCGGCGGCAAGGCCAACCTGCACCAGGGCGCCATCGGTGTCGGCGTCGACCTGGCCACCGGTATCACCCTGCGCGGCACCTGGCTGAACAACAAGATCAGCAAGCACCCCGACACCACCAATGCGGTGGATGGCGTGCAACTGCCCAACTGGGACGGCTTCATGAAGCTCGCCGCCGGCTGCTACGAACTGTGTGGCCTGGGCTACATCGGCGTGGACATGGTGCTCGACCAGGACAAGGGCCCGCTGATCCTCGAACTCAACGCCCGACCCGGCCTGAACATCCAGATCGCCAACGACTGCGGCCTGACGCACCGCACCCATGCGATCGAAACACGCCTGGCCGAGCTCAAGGAAAAGGGCCTTCAGGAAACACCGGAAGAACGCGTGAAGTTCTCCCAGGAACTGTTCGGCCACGTACCGACGAACGCCTGA
- a CDS encoding YeaC family protein, whose translation MSTFIEAIENITPEIYENLKRAVELGKWGDGRKLTAEQKETCMQAMIAWELRNLPEEERTGYLGGQECASQTKAKAAIDTSLFTPASGTRH comes from the coding sequence ATGTCGACTTTTATCGAAGCAATCGAGAACATCACCCCTGAAATCTACGAGAACCTCAAGCGTGCGGTAGAGCTGGGCAAATGGGGCGATGGCCGCAAGCTGACCGCCGAGCAGAAGGAAACCTGCATGCAGGCGATGATCGCCTGGGAACTGCGCAACCTGCCCGAGGAAGAACGCACCGGCTACCTGGGTGGCCAGGAATGTGCCTCCCAGACCAAGGCCAAGGCCGCCATCGACACCAGCCTGTTCACCCCGGCTTCGGGAACCCGCCACTGA